One Brumimicrobium sp. DNA window includes the following coding sequences:
- a CDS encoding alpha/beta hydrolase: protein MSSSTSLHYRIVGDGYPVVFLHGFLETNHIWENILPHMKDIQAICIELPGHGKSPLLAEELSLSNIAQAVYTVIKNLNLPRFSMVGHSMGGYTALNLYELASEKIDHLILLHSHPWADPKEKKNNRTRAARVVEYDKMLFLNEAIPYLYHKQEAFTKEIQHAIKIAQTISEEAIIQSLLAMRDREDKVNVLEMMGKNLHIIQGEYDVLIDASTMQAEARIHHNTFDLIKNIGHNGYDEAPEQVICLLNRCLQPIGENAI, encoded by the coding sequence ATGAGTTCATCCACATCCTTACACTATCGGATAGTTGGAGATGGCTATCCGGTAGTTTTTTTACATGGATTTTTAGAAACTAATCATATCTGGGAGAATATCTTACCTCACATGAAAGATATTCAAGCAATTTGTATAGAACTTCCAGGCCATGGAAAATCTCCTTTATTAGCTGAAGAATTAAGTCTATCAAATATTGCGCAAGCTGTATATACTGTTATTAAGAATTTGAATCTTCCTCGATTCTCTATGGTAGGTCATTCGATGGGAGGATATACTGCCTTAAATTTATATGAATTAGCTTCGGAGAAGATTGATCATCTTATACTTCTTCATTCACATCCATGGGCAGACCCAAAAGAGAAAAAGAATAATCGAACACGTGCTGCGCGAGTAGTCGAATACGATAAGATGTTATTCCTAAATGAGGCTATTCCATATCTGTATCATAAGCAAGAAGCTTTCACAAAGGAAATTCAACACGCTATAAAAATAGCACAAACGATTAGTGAGGAAGCTATCATTCAATCCTTGCTCGCTATGCGTGATAGAGAAGATAAAGTCAATGTATTAGAAATGATGGGTAAGAACTTACATATCATTCAAGGTGAATATGATGTTCTAATTGACGCTTCCACCATGCAAGCAGAGGCAAGAATACATCACAATACATTTGATTTAATTAAGAATATTGGGCACAATGGATATGATGAGGCTCCTGAACAAGTAATTTGTTTATTAAATCGCTGCCTTCAACCTATAGGTGAAAACGCTATCTAA
- a CDS encoding aminopeptidase P N-terminal domain-containing protein — protein MRYKQINKKLFEKNRAKFTKKMKAHTLAVFNSNDIYPISADSTIPFQQHRDIFYLSGVDQEESILVLFPDAQNKNHREVLFLRETNEHIAVWEGEKLTKAAAFDTSGIKTVYWLNQFDTIFNEMMAEAEGIYFNTNEHLRANTEVQTREDRFIKKYKKKYPAHQVYKSAPILHELRSVKEDIEIELMQTACNITESGFRRLLGFIKPGVWEYEIEAELIHEFTKQRSKGFAYTPIIASGKNACVLHYIQNNEKCNDGDVILLDVAAEYANYSSDLTRSIPVNGKFTKRQKEVYNAVLHVKNEAQKMLVSGTIITEYQKEVCKIMEAQLLKLKLIDKTDIKNQNPEWPAFKKYFMHGTSHFIGLDTHDYGFFNKPIKAGMVFTCEPGIYIPEEKLGIRIEDDLVIQAKGGPKNLMKNIPIEVDEIEELMNKNKKKK, from the coding sequence ATGAGATATAAACAAATAAACAAAAAACTGTTCGAGAAGAATAGAGCAAAATTCACAAAAAAGATGAAAGCTCATACTTTGGCGGTTTTTAATTCGAACGACATTTACCCTATAAGTGCCGATAGTACCATTCCATTTCAGCAACACAGAGATATTTTCTATTTGTCAGGAGTTGACCAAGAAGAAAGTATTTTAGTTCTTTTTCCAGATGCGCAAAATAAGAATCATCGAGAAGTATTGTTCTTGCGTGAAACAAATGAACATATTGCAGTTTGGGAAGGAGAAAAACTAACTAAAGCAGCTGCTTTTGATACGAGTGGAATTAAAACAGTATATTGGTTAAATCAGTTCGACACCATCTTTAATGAAATGATGGCTGAGGCAGAAGGAATCTATTTCAATACCAATGAACATTTACGAGCAAACACAGAGGTTCAAACACGTGAAGATCGATTTATAAAGAAATATAAAAAGAAATATCCTGCTCACCAAGTATATAAGAGCGCTCCAATCTTACATGAACTACGCAGTGTAAAAGAAGATATTGAAATTGAATTAATGCAGACTGCATGTAACATTACCGAAAGTGGTTTCAGAAGGTTATTGGGATTTATTAAACCAGGAGTATGGGAATATGAAATAGAGGCAGAATTAATTCATGAATTTACTAAGCAGCGCTCAAAAGGATTTGCTTATACTCCAATTATTGCTTCTGGGAAAAATGCATGTGTTTTACATTATATTCAAAACAATGAGAAATGTAATGATGGTGATGTAATCCTATTAGACGTTGCCGCTGAATATGCTAATTACTCCTCTGATTTAACACGTTCAATTCCTGTAAATGGGAAATTTACAAAAAGGCAAAAAGAAGTATATAATGCTGTTCTCCATGTAAAAAATGAGGCTCAAAAGATGTTGGTCTCTGGAACTATCATTACCGAATATCAGAAAGAAGTTTGTAAAATCATGGAAGCTCAACTATTAAAGTTGAAGTTGATAGACAAAACAGATATTAAAAACCAAAATCCAGAGTGGCCTGCATTTAAGAAATATTTTATGCATGGCACTTCTCACTTTATTGGTTTAGACACACATGATTATGGCTTTTTTAACAAACCAATCAAGGCAGGAATGGTTTTCACTTGTGAGCCTGGAATATATATCCCAGAAGAGAAATTAGGAATACGTATCGAAGATGATTTAGTTATTCAAGCAAAAGGTGGCCCTAAAAATTTAATGAAAAATATTCCTATTGAAGTCGATGAAATTGAAGAATTGATGAACAAGAATAAAAAGAAAAAATGA
- the pyk gene encoding pyruvate kinase — protein MKKTKIIATLGPASSSKEVLREMVAEGMNVARINFSHGSYEYHAQVIQYIREINEETGLNIAILADLQGPKIRTLDMENNKVELIPGEKVEIVTEEILGTSKRFAINYDQLAVDVNEGEYILLDDGKLQLKVLSTDGKVIQAEVVYGGFLSSHKGVNLPNTAISLPSLTEKDKEDLQFAMDQNVDWIGLSFVRSARDIIELKHIISKHHNKAKIVAKIEKPEALKDIDNIIQNTDAIMVARGDLGVEIPMEDVPLVQKMLIKKSYSYAKPVIVATQMMESMITDFSPTRAEVNDVANAVLDGVDAVMLSGETSVGKHPPLVIKAMSKIVSKIEESDSIYYREEVPVKNQERFISDSICFNATRLGSQVNAKAIVTMSFSGYTAYKIASQRPKSEIFVFTMNKEILTQLNLVWGVRAIYYDKMVSTDHTIADIKFILKELGYIKEGDLIINLASMPIEAKGKSNMIRLSYVE, from the coding sequence ATGAAAAAAACGAAGATTATAGCAACATTGGGACCTGCTTCCTCCTCAAAGGAAGTATTACGTGAAATGGTTGCTGAGGGGATGAATGTAGCAAGAATTAATTTCTCGCACGGTTCTTATGAATACCATGCGCAAGTGATTCAATATATACGAGAGATTAATGAAGAGACCGGATTAAACATAGCTATTCTCGCCGACTTGCAGGGACCTAAGATTCGTACTTTGGATATGGAAAATAATAAAGTAGAATTAATCCCGGGAGAAAAAGTAGAAATTGTAACAGAAGAGATTCTTGGTACTAGCAAACGTTTTGCCATCAATTATGATCAATTAGCTGTAGATGTAAACGAAGGAGAATATATTTTACTTGATGATGGAAAATTACAACTAAAAGTTTTGAGCACAGATGGAAAAGTTATCCAAGCAGAAGTGGTATATGGAGGCTTTTTGTCTTCTCACAAAGGAGTAAATCTACCAAATACGGCTATCTCTCTACCTTCATTAACAGAAAAGGATAAAGAAGACTTACAATTTGCTATGGATCAAAATGTAGATTGGATAGGCTTATCTTTTGTCCGTTCTGCACGTGATATCATAGAATTAAAACACATCATAAGTAAGCACCACAATAAGGCTAAAATTGTTGCCAAGATTGAAAAACCAGAAGCATTAAAGGACATTGACAATATTATCCAGAATACCGATGCTATTATGGTTGCAAGAGGTGATTTAGGTGTCGAAATCCCAATGGAAGATGTACCATTGGTTCAAAAGATGTTAATCAAAAAAAGTTATTCTTATGCTAAGCCGGTTATTGTTGCCACCCAAATGATGGAAAGCATGATTACCGATTTTTCACCTACTCGTGCAGAAGTAAATGATGTGGCGAATGCCGTTCTAGATGGCGTTGATGCAGTGATGCTGTCAGGTGAAACATCAGTGGGAAAACACCCTCCATTAGTTATAAAGGCAATGAGTAAAATTGTAAGCAAAATTGAGGAATCAGATAGTATTTATTACCGAGAAGAAGTTCCTGTGAAAAATCAAGAACGCTTTATTTCTGATTCTATTTGTTTTAATGCAACGCGTTTAGGAAGTCAAGTGAATGCAAAAGCAATTGTAACTATGTCCTTCTCAGGATATACAGCCTATAAGATTGCTTCACAACGTCCAAAATCAGAGATTTTTGTCTTTACTATGAATAAAGAAATTTTGACGCAACTTAATTTGGTATGGGGTGTTCGTGCTATTTATTACGACAAGATGGTAAGTACAGATCATACGATAGCTGACATTAAATTTATTCTAAAAGAATTAGGTTATATTAAAGAAGGTGATTTAATTATCAACTTAGCCTCTATGCCAATTGAAGCTAAAGGGAAATCGAATATGATTCGATTAAGTTATGTTGAGTAA
- a CDS encoding IPExxxVDY family protein has translation MAKYTLNLENDFNFDLIGVCSHSADYKVCWSINEQMGFRLTKAEESFIISGKGGTIASAHSLYEWFDAEENVNYYLIQNIDRERNKYLIPEKEQIDFFLISKESGWVDVDKIVSDLKQIACILTAVVIDVESLKSAPKLLFD, from the coding sequence ATGGCGAAATATACATTAAACCTAGAGAATGATTTTAACTTTGATTTAATTGGGGTTTGTAGTCATAGCGCTGACTATAAAGTATGTTGGTCTATCAACGAACAAATGGGTTTTAGACTAACCAAAGCTGAAGAATCTTTTATTATTTCGGGAAAAGGAGGAACAATTGCTTCAGCTCATTCGTTATATGAGTGGTTTGACGCAGAAGAAAATGTGAATTATTACCTTATTCAAAACATAGATAGAGAAAGAAATAAGTATCTGATACCCGAGAAAGAGCAGATTGATTTTTTCCTAATTAGTAAAGAATCAGGTTGGGTAGATGTAGATAAAATTGTTAGTGATTTAAAACAAATTGCATGTATTTTAACAGCAGTCGTTATAGATGTTGAATCACTGAAATCTGCGCCAAAATTATTATTTGATTAA
- a CDS encoding DUF5060 domain-containing protein yields the protein MRLLIVFLFFSLGILAQEVTDLKLQILGQKKEAVIKNGRLELGLTLPDSILHEIATYLTDEPFQRGGLNPFVSWDVDVRAEFSHKSDNYKFTAVGFWYADIKRNTRKDTWESKNTDLPFRIRYAPPSIGEWDVVVSVRIRHQNLIQLAPLAFTVIDSEMPGYVTYNNSKNLLERDGKSFFPAGINLPGPYNQNNVLYDWNPDAKLNLSAWTEYMEQVTDYVNQGGETFRMFINPSCTDIEFEEVGFYQDRQNFAWEMDQLLSFCESKHVLIQLNLMYHTLFMKLGDYYQFKYDYTDYWYNGEKLSEDDPNYISGYSKILNSKTPSDMFLDPIGMRYLKEKTRYIMARWGYSTSISMIELMSEPWHIDQNPYFNEFPYDEVSQRGDVARKAVYYYHKEIANYIKDTLHYRQHLLSAIGRFPVGSSHIYSHLTEETPAFVDSTWYIPNIDIIAISYYTSSPEKMIFSKSGSNNECGGNENAMPCTIKRLKDTYGKPVIFGESDDGDDTYFCSDYQGHYINLMRSPFTGMIGHYLWDGFVEDTPKDGIPGRNGRKSWAGIISIQNYVNQPWYYDLWRGSPVLGHEKGDFQRSPKDRVEHQYIISQNKETVGGYVYNRTYNIATALGKSNQDLKGTPCDFGDTPFTHPVTIPWKPKKLKIEGLKTMKKYEIIFYNYKTGSLHSNVLVRSTIGGKLKLEHPPLIPSTDGTPLLWYKVNLIK from the coding sequence ATGAGATTGTTAATAGTATTTCTCTTTTTTTCTTTGGGTATATTAGCTCAAGAGGTGACAGATTTAAAACTACAAATTCTTGGACAAAAGAAAGAAGCTGTTATCAAGAATGGTAGATTAGAATTAGGTTTAACCTTGCCTGATTCAATCTTACATGAGATTGCAACATATCTCACGGACGAACCATTTCAAAGAGGGGGACTTAATCCTTTTGTGAGTTGGGATGTGGATGTTCGAGCTGAATTTTCACATAAATCAGATAATTATAAGTTTACAGCTGTTGGTTTTTGGTATGCAGATATTAAACGGAATACACGAAAAGATACGTGGGAATCCAAAAATACAGACCTGCCTTTCAGAATACGTTATGCGCCCCCATCTATTGGTGAATGGGATGTAGTTGTTTCCGTTCGGATTCGTCATCAGAATTTGATTCAATTAGCTCCTTTAGCATTTACTGTAATTGATTCTGAGATGCCTGGATATGTCACGTATAATAACAGCAAAAACCTCCTTGAGCGTGACGGAAAATCTTTCTTTCCTGCAGGAATTAACTTACCAGGGCCATACAATCAGAATAATGTATTGTATGATTGGAACCCTGATGCAAAATTAAACCTTTCAGCTTGGACAGAATATATGGAACAAGTTACAGATTATGTAAATCAAGGAGGGGAAACTTTTAGAATGTTTATCAATCCGAGTTGTACAGATATAGAATTTGAAGAAGTAGGATTTTATCAGGATAGACAAAATTTTGCTTGGGAAATGGATCAGTTACTTAGTTTTTGTGAATCCAAGCATGTTTTGATTCAATTGAATTTGATGTATCATACACTTTTTATGAAGTTGGGAGATTACTATCAATTTAAATACGATTATACAGATTATTGGTACAATGGAGAGAAACTCTCAGAAGATGACCCCAATTATATCTCTGGATATTCTAAGATTCTGAATAGTAAGACCCCTTCTGATATGTTTTTAGATCCAATAGGTATGCGTTATTTAAAAGAGAAAACACGTTATATAATGGCTCGCTGGGGATATTCAACTAGTATATCTATGATTGAATTAATGAGCGAACCTTGGCATATAGACCAAAACCCATATTTTAATGAATTCCCCTATGATGAAGTATCTCAACGTGGAGATGTAGCTAGAAAAGCAGTATATTATTATCATAAAGAAATAGCTAATTATATCAAAGATACGCTGCATTATCGCCAACATCTATTGAGTGCTATAGGGCGTTTTCCAGTAGGTTCTTCGCATATTTACTCTCATTTAACAGAAGAAACGCCAGCTTTTGTAGATAGCACGTGGTATATTCCCAATATAGATATTATTGCTATTTCATATTATACTTCTAGTCCAGAAAAAATGATTTTCTCAAAATCAGGCTCAAACAATGAATGTGGAGGAAATGAAAACGCTATGCCTTGTACTATTAAACGGTTAAAAGATACCTATGGAAAACCAGTGATTTTTGGTGAATCGGATGATGGAGATGATACGTACTTTTGTTCGGATTATCAGGGACACTATATCAATCTGATGAGATCCCCCTTTACAGGTATGATTGGACATTATTTATGGGATGGTTTTGTAGAGGATACACCAAAAGATGGAATTCCTGGAAGAAATGGGAGGAAATCTTGGGCAGGTATTATTTCGATTCAAAATTATGTTAATCAGCCGTGGTATTATGATTTATGGAGAGGGAGTCCTGTGTTAGGTCATGAGAAAGGTGATTTCCAACGAAGCCCTAAAGATAGAGTAGAACATCAGTATATTATTTCTCAGAATAAAGAAACAGTAGGAGGATATGTGTATAACCGTACCTATAATATAGCGACGGCTTTAGGGAAATCTAATCAGGACTTGAAAGGAACTCCTTGTGATTTTGGAGATACTCCTTTTACGCATCCGGTAACGATTCCTTGGAAGCCTAAGAAACTTAAGATAGAGGGATTGAAGACTATGAAGAAATATGAGATTATTTTTTACAACTATAAAACAGGTTCTTTACACTCGAATGTATTGGTTCGATCAACAATAGGAGGAAAATTAAAATTAGAGCATCCACCATTAATACCTTCTACAGATGGTACGCCTCTTTTGTGGTATAAAGTGAATTTGATTAAATAA
- a CDS encoding M48 family metalloprotease → MKKILFFTIFTGSLLFISGCGTSDNGLAKGFNLFSIQDDISLGKEVAAEIDGNPNEYPLLDSARYSASYAYLYKIRDKILNSGKVINKNEFAWRLRIINDDNTLNAFCTPGGYIYVYTGLMKFLDSEDQLAGVLAHEIGHADLRHSTQIMTKLYGVQVLLEVIAGNRQMIKELTTGLIGLKFSRTHETQADQASVTYMCPTDYNANAAGKFFEKIQAMGGASIPEWLSTHPSPENRIEHFNNLAIELGCTGKNTYQSEYKAMLRTLP, encoded by the coding sequence ATGAAAAAGATACTATTTTTTACAATTTTCACTGGTAGCTTGCTATTTATATCTGGATGTGGTACATCTGATAATGGTCTTGCTAAAGGATTTAACTTATTTTCTATTCAAGATGATATCTCTTTAGGAAAAGAGGTAGCGGCTGAGATTGATGGGAATCCAAATGAATATCCATTATTGGATAGTGCTAGATACAGTGCTTCGTATGCTTATTTATATAAAATCAGAGATAAAATTCTGAATTCAGGTAAAGTGATCAATAAGAATGAATTCGCTTGGAGATTGCGTATAATTAACGACGATAATACTTTAAATGCCTTTTGTACTCCTGGAGGTTACATTTATGTATATACGGGGTTAATGAAATTCTTGGATTCAGAAGATCAATTGGCTGGGGTATTAGCGCACGAAATTGGTCATGCCGATTTACGACATTCCACTCAAATTATGACCAAATTATATGGTGTTCAGGTACTCTTGGAGGTTATCGCAGGAAATAGACAAATGATTAAAGAACTCACCACAGGATTGATTGGATTGAAGTTTTCTCGCACGCATGAAACTCAGGCAGACCAGGCTTCAGTAACTTACATGTGTCCAACCGATTATAATGCTAACGCAGCTGGGAAATTCTTCGAGAAAATCCAAGCAATGGGAGGTGCATCAATTCCTGAATGGTTGAGTACTCACCCAAGCCCTGAAAATAGAATAGAACATTTTAATAATCTAGCTATAGAATTAGGTTGTACTGGTAAAAATACGTACCAATCTGAGTATAAAGCAATGCTAAGAACATTACCATAA
- the rpoN gene encoding RNA polymerase factor sigma-54 — MALKQSLSQKMEQKLSPQQIQLMKLLQVPTVELDQRIKQELEVNPALEEGRENEEEDYQQDTTQDDYEERDTDNERDIDIDDYLSDDETPSYKTSISNKSKDDEEKSVPLASGTTFHEYLVGQLNLLDLTHEEKTIAAYLIGNIDDAGYLERDIESIVDDLAFSQNFSTTEDKVEEVLEKVQTLDPAGVGARDLQECLILQMERRQNGDITRYTALKVLEEFFEEFTKKHYQKIIQKLEISEDDLKDAVNEIIRLNPKPGGSHKEASRAIQQIVPDFMVIEEDGELQLTLNGRNAPDLKISQGYKTMLKTYSEGAKMSRADKEALTFVKSKLDAAKWFIDAIQQRQNTLLGTMSTIMEYQKDFFLTGDETTMKPMILKDIAEIVGLDISTISRVANSKYVQTQYGTFPLKYFFSESLSTDSGEEVSTREVKQILSEAVSDENKRRPLTDDKLAKLLQDKGYNIARRTIAKYREQLNIPVARLRKEL; from the coding sequence ATGGCATTAAAACAATCACTTTCTCAAAAAATGGAGCAGAAGCTCTCGCCACAACAGATTCAATTAATGAAGTTGTTGCAAGTGCCTACCGTTGAATTAGATCAACGTATAAAGCAAGAGTTAGAAGTAAACCCAGCTTTAGAAGAAGGGAGAGAAAATGAGGAAGAGGATTATCAGCAGGATACTACACAGGATGATTACGAAGAAAGAGATACGGATAACGAGAGAGATATCGACATAGATGATTATTTGAGTGATGACGAAACACCGTCTTATAAAACATCCATTTCGAATAAAAGTAAAGACGATGAAGAAAAATCTGTACCATTAGCTTCTGGGACAACTTTCCATGAATATTTAGTTGGTCAATTGAATCTATTGGATTTGACTCATGAAGAAAAAACAATAGCTGCATACCTCATTGGAAATATCGACGATGCAGGGTACTTAGAACGAGATATTGAATCTATCGTAGATGATTTAGCTTTCTCTCAAAATTTTAGTACTACAGAAGATAAGGTAGAGGAAGTATTAGAAAAAGTACAGACACTAGATCCTGCTGGAGTAGGTGCTAGAGACCTACAAGAATGTTTAATTCTTCAAATGGAAAGAAGGCAGAATGGAGATATTACACGTTACACAGCCTTAAAAGTGTTGGAAGAATTCTTTGAAGAATTTACAAAAAAACACTATCAAAAGATAATACAAAAATTAGAGATTTCGGAAGATGATTTAAAAGATGCCGTTAATGAGATCATTCGATTAAATCCAAAACCAGGTGGTTCACATAAAGAAGCCTCACGAGCCATTCAACAAATTGTTCCCGATTTCATGGTTATTGAGGAAGATGGAGAATTACAATTGACCTTAAATGGAAGAAATGCACCTGATTTAAAAATTAGTCAGGGCTATAAAACCATGCTAAAAACATATTCCGAAGGAGCCAAAATGAGTCGTGCCGACAAAGAAGCACTCACCTTTGTAAAATCTAAATTAGATGCAGCTAAATGGTTTATTGATGCTATCCAACAAAGACAGAATACTTTACTAGGAACTATGAGTACCATCATGGAGTATCAAAAAGATTTCTTCTTGACAGGAGATGAAACTACCATGAAACCTATGATTCTTAAAGATATTGCTGAAATAGTAGGCCTAGATATCTCTACTATTTCCCGTGTAGCTAATTCAAAATACGTACAAACACAATACGGAACTTTTCCGTTAAAATATTTTTTCTCTGAATCGCTTTCTACAGATTCAGGAGAAGAAGTATCTACACGGGAAGTAAAGCAAATTTTATCGGAAGCTGTGTCAGATGAAAATAAGAGAAGACCACTAACAGATGATAAATTAGCTAAACTTTTACAGGATAAAGGTTATAACATCGCTCGAAGAACCATTGCAAAATATAGAGAACAACTCAATATCCCCGTAGCAAGATTGAGAAAGGAATTATAA
- the asnS gene encoding asparagine--tRNA ligase — MKHVEIKTLLSSPKIGEKIIVRGWVRAFRSNRFIQINDGSTIHTIQAVIDFENFDETILHKITTAAAIEVCGTVIESQGKGQAVEISVDTVQIIGEAHPDDVQKTVMQPKKHSLEFLREQAHLRFRTNTFGAVFRIRHGLTFAIHKFFNDRGFFNIHTPILTASDAEGAGEMFHVTNFDLNNIPKKDGKVDFSQDFFERPVNLTVSGQLEAELAALALGKVYTFGPTFRAENSNTSRHLAEFWMIEPEVAFNDLEDNMNLTESFLKYLCAYVLENYKDDVAFLNNRDAEEQKSKPENERNPLSLIERLEFVVKNDFKRITYTEAVEILRNSNHYKKKKFKYDVDWGTDLQSEHERYLVEKEFKCPVIITNYPASFKAFYMRQNEDGKTVAAMDVLFPGIGEIVGGSQREERLDILQKKCADFNISEKELWWYLDTRRFGTVPHAGFGLGFERMVMFATGMTNIRDVIPFPRTPGNAEF, encoded by the coding sequence ATGAAACACGTCGAAATCAAAACATTATTATCCTCTCCGAAAATAGGTGAGAAAATAATCGTAAGAGGTTGGGTTAGAGCATTTAGAAGCAACCGTTTTATCCAAATTAATGATGGATCTACTATCCATACGATTCAAGCTGTTATAGACTTTGAAAACTTCGATGAAACTATTCTACATAAGATTACCACTGCTGCTGCAATCGAAGTATGTGGAACTGTGATAGAATCTCAAGGAAAAGGACAAGCTGTTGAAATTAGTGTAGATACAGTTCAAATCATTGGAGAAGCACACCCAGATGATGTACAGAAGACTGTAATGCAGCCTAAAAAACATTCGTTAGAATTCTTGAGAGAACAAGCGCACCTACGTTTTAGAACAAACACTTTTGGTGCAGTCTTCAGAATTAGACATGGTTTAACTTTCGCTATACACAAATTCTTTAACGACAGAGGTTTCTTTAATATACATACTCCTATTTTAACTGCTTCAGATGCAGAGGGAGCAGGTGAAATGTTTCACGTGACCAATTTTGATTTAAATAACATTCCAAAAAAAGATGGAAAAGTAGATTTCAGTCAAGACTTCTTTGAACGTCCGGTAAACCTAACTGTATCTGGACAATTAGAAGCAGAATTAGCAGCATTGGCTTTAGGTAAGGTTTATACCTTCGGACCAACTTTCAGAGCTGAAAATTCGAATACTTCTCGTCACTTAGCCGAATTCTGGATGATAGAACCAGAAGTGGCATTTAATGATTTGGAAGATAATATGAATTTAACAGAATCTTTCTTAAAATATTTGTGTGCTTATGTTTTAGAAAACTACAAAGATGATGTAGCATTTCTAAATAATCGTGATGCAGAGGAACAAAAGAGTAAACCAGAAAATGAGCGTAATCCTTTGAGTTTAATTGAACGCTTGGAGTTCGTGGTAAAAAATGATTTTAAACGTATTACTTATACCGAAGCGGTTGAAATATTGCGCAATTCAAATCATTACAAAAAGAAGAAATTCAAATACGATGTGGATTGGGGAACAGACTTGCAATCAGAACACGAACGTTATCTGGTAGAAAAAGAATTCAAATGCCCTGTAATTATCACGAATTATCCTGCTTCTTTTAAGGCTTTCTACATGCGTCAAAATGAAGATGGAAAAACAGTAGCTGCAATGGATGTTTTATTCCCTGGTATTGGAGAGATAGTGGGAGGTTCTCAAAGAGAGGAAAGGTTAGATATTCTCCAAAAAAAGTGTGCAGATTTCAATATCTCTGAAAAAGAATTGTGGTGGTATTTGGATACACGTCGTTTTGGTACAGTACCTCATGCCGGCTTCGGTTTAGGATTTGAACGTATGGTGATGTTTGCAACAGGGATGACGAATATTCGAGATGTTATTCCTTTCCCAAGAACTCCGGGGAATGCGGAATTTTAA
- the aat gene encoding leucyl/phenylalanyl-tRNA--protein transferase — protein MQENSYTFPPAETADKDGLLAVGGDLSPQCLLAAYRAGVFPWFNEGEPYLWWTPNPRMVLFPEKLHISKSMHQLLNQQKFKVTVNQNFVEVILNCARMTRKGQQGTWITNEMKEAYIHLHELGYAYSVEVWQDAELVGGLYGIYLKEKHVFCGESMFARVSNASKYGFITFVQRLQREGVKLIDCQIYTPHLASLGAEEIPREKFLAFLK, from the coding sequence ATGCAAGAAAACTCCTATACATTTCCTCCTGCTGAGACTGCCGATAAAGATGGTTTACTTGCGGTGGGAGGCGATTTATCCCCCCAGTGTTTACTTGCAGCTTATCGTGCAGGTGTGTTTCCTTGGTTTAATGAAGGAGAGCCCTATTTGTGGTGGACTCCCAATCCACGTATGGTACTTTTTCCAGAAAAATTGCATATTTCCAAAAGTATGCATCAATTATTGAATCAGCAGAAGTTTAAAGTGACTGTGAATCAAAATTTTGTAGAAGTAATTTTGAATTGCGCACGTATGACACGCAAAGGACAGCAAGGTACGTGGATTACGAATGAAATGAAAGAGGCGTATATCCATCTGCATGAATTGGGCTATGCTTATTCAGTAGAAGTGTGGCAAGATGCTGAATTAGTTGGTGGCTTATATGGTATTTACTTAAAAGAAAAGCATGTGTTTTGTGGAGAAAGTATGTTTGCCAGAGTAAGTAATGCCTCAAAGTATGGGTTTATCACCTTTGTGCAAAGATTGCAAAGAGAAGGCGTTAAACTTATAGATTGCCAAATCTATACCCCTCATCTTGCAAGTTTAGGGGCAGAAGAAATACCTAGAGAAAAGTTTTTAGCGTTTTTGAAATAA